A region of the Callithrix jacchus isolate 240 chromosome 10, calJac240_pri, whole genome shotgun sequence genome:
CTGTCCTAATAATTACTCACTGGTCACttgctgtgtgtcaggcacttaAATCGGTGAAGTAATTGCTATCATCCAGTTTTAAGGATAAAGAAGCTGAAGCCAGCGATGTTAGCAATCTCACCCAAAGTGACACAACTAGTaaatggtggaggcaggagatgAGGAGGCAGGTGATACGAGTTTAAACTTTGGACCCGAAATCCCTAGTTTAAACTCATATCACCTGCCTCCTTAACTTTTGGATTTTGGATCCAAAGTTTAAACTCAGATCAGCTACACTATACTGCCTAAATGTTTAAGATGATGACTGCAATTGGCTTCtttgagtgagtgagagagagagagagagagagagagaggctgagaaaAAGAGAGTCTTTGCATAAAGCTATAACCTGTAATCCTCTGCCCTCGCTTTCATACATTTTGTAATTATCTCCTAATACCACCTGTAATGTGGACTGTCATTACTATCTCAGATCTGTATCTTGTCCTTGTGGTCCATGAGAAGCATGTCCATAACCAAGGCCTGTAACAGCTCATCAGTGACAATGTTTATCCTCCTGGGATTCACAGACCATCCAGAACTGCAGGCCCTCCTCTTTGTGACCTTCCTGGGCATCTACCTTGTGACCCTAGCCTGGAACCTGGCCCTCATACTTCTGATCAGAGGTAACACCCATCTGCACACACCCATGTACTTCTTCCTAAGCAACTTATCTTTCATTGACATCTGCTACTCCTCTGCTGTGGCTCCCAAGATGCTCACTGACTTCTTCTGGGAGCAGAAGACAATATCATTTGCGGGCTGTGCtgctcagttttttttctttgtcggCATGGGTCTGACTGAGTGCCTTCTTTTGGCTGCTATGGCATACGACCGATATGCAGCCATCTCCAGCCCCCTTCTCTACACCACCATCATGTCCCAGGGCCTCTGTACACGCATGGTGGTTGGGGCATATGTTGGTGGCTTCCTGAGCTCCCTGATCCAGGCAAGCTCCATATTTAGGCTTCACTTTTGCGGACCCAACGTCATCAACCACTTCTTCTGTGACCTCCCACCAATCCTAGCTCTGTCTTGCTCTGACACCTTCCTCAGTCAAGTGGTGAATTTCCTCGTGGTGGTCGCTGTTGGGGGGACATCATTCCTCCACCTCCTTTTATCCTATGGTTACATAGTATCTGCCGTCCTGAAGATCCCTTCAGCAGAGGGCCAATGGAAAGCCTTCAGTACGTGCTCCTCGCACCTGATGGTGGTGACTCTGCTGTTTGGGACGGCCCTTTTCATGTACCTGCGACCCAGCTCCAGCTACTCGCCAGGCAGGGACAAAGTAGTGTCTGTGTTCTATTCATTGGTGATCCCCATGCTGAATCCTCTCATTTACAGTTTGAGGAACAAAGAGATCAAGAATGCCCTGTGGAAGGTGTTGGacaaaaagaaagtgttttcttaGGTCATGCGTAGAAACTTATTTATCCAAACTGCTGGAGAATTAAACTATCCAAGGCTtcacctccacctctgcctcagTCAAGGAAGACATTTGGTGCTCTTATCTGAAAGTGGAGACTATTCCCTCCACGTTCCTGTCACTCTTCCTCATGGTCACTTGCCTACTGACCGTGCCATAGGCCATAGATAGCCAAAAAGGAGAAGGAATTTcttcaggaaaaaacaaaaacaaaaaaacaaataaaaaacaataacctCCCCAGAATAGCCTATTTTCACAAAAATCATAATAACTAGCCTTTATTGGACAGTTAATATGCCCCAGGCACAAAAGTTATTTAACTAAATACTCAATGCAGTACTAAAACACACATCGCACTATTTCTATGTTACAAAATAAGGAAACAGTGTGTCAGCAAGGAAAACTAACTTGCTCAGGGTCACGAAGGAGAGGGCAGTTCTCTGATTTCACACCAAGGTCttcctgactccagagcccacagTCTGCCCAAATGCTGCACTCTGCACTCAACAAAAAATAGCCCAAAAGTAGTACAAGTATGTAACTCTTGTTACTGACATATGGCAGAATCCGAAAAGATATACTGTGTGTAGTTAAGGTAAATTACAAGAACAAGAAGCTTAGCCGATCAAACATTCTCTGTAGAATCTCCCTGTTGAATTCCCATTATAGCTACTGAGTAATTTGTAAGCAAATGCTGAAGGATATCCCCCTTGGCTACCATTTCTCTCTATCTCAGCTATGTAAGGGCCAGGGAAATTTGAGTCCAACAGTGTCACACCAATTACTCTTCTTTTCTTAGTCTCAGTCCCCTAAACTGCCTACTTAGTCAGTACctccttaatttttctttaatatttcactaaatgttatatattttttctttttaattttgttttcagttccagGATACATATTCAGGATGTggaggtttattacataggtaaacatgtgccatggtgatttgatGCATGTATCAACCCATCACTTAgatattaagccccacatgcattagctacttatcctgattctctccctcctccctgcccccttaCAGGTGCCAATATGTGTTgtacccctccctgtgtccctgtattCTTATTGCTTatctctcacttacaagtgagaacatgtggtatttggttttgtttctgtgttagtttgctaaggataatggtttccagctctgtccatgtccctgcaaagaacaccaactccttcctttttatggctgcatagtattccatggtgtatatgaaccatattttctttatccagtctatcactgatgggcatttgagttgattccatgtctttgctattatgaatagtgctgcaatgaacatacacatgcatgtatctttataatagaattatttatattcctttgggtatatacccagtaatgagattgctgggtcaaatgatatttctgtttgtAGGTCTTTGAGGACTCGCCACACcgtctttcacaatggttaaactagtttacattcctaccaacagtgtaaaagcattcctatttctccatagcctcaccagcatctgctgcttcttgactttttaataattgccattctgactggcatgaggtggtatttcattgtaatttttgatttgcatttctctaataatcagtgatgttaagctttttttcatatgtgtcttggccacataaatgtcttcttttgagaagtgtctgttcatgtcatttgcccacttttggatagagttgtttttgtttttgttttttcttgtaaatttgtttaagttacctatgtcagatggataaactgcaaaaattttctccctttctgtgggttgtctgttcattctgatgatagcttcttttgcagaatctctttagtttaattagatcccatttgccaatttttgcttttgatgcAATTGCTTTATTTAAATCTtaaatccaccttgagttaatttttgtataaggtgtaaggaagaggtccattttcaattttctgtatatggctagccagttttcccagcaccatttattaaatagggaatcttttcccaatgtttgtttttgtcaggtttgtcaaagattaaatGGTTGTAGATACACAGTCTTGTTTCTGAGATCTCTATAtgattctattggtctatgtgtctgttttagtaccagtatcATGTCGTTTTGGATACTGCATATAGCCTCATACTTCAAACTTCAAACTTagggagtgtgatgcctccagctttattctttttgcttaggattgtcttggctacgcTACCTCCTTGATTTTAACCATACCATTCCTTCACCAGTTCAGGACCTGCCTCCACACAGTTTGGTGTCCTTTTTCATCACCACACCCTGAATTCCCCTTGCTACCTTCTATCTGCACCCATTGCTTCTGTAAAATCTTGAACACATTAAGCTTTGCAGCTTACATTGGGTATAAGTTATTTACCATCATCTCAGGGAGGTATATCCCAGATTCCCACCTCCAGATAATTACCCTTTCATTTCAGGCACTTACAGTGGAGTTGTCCCACAGAACTATTTCTGCTGGTAagtctctctctcatctctctgtGGCTCTGGCCACTTGCTACTTACTCACTTTTCCATTGGTGTGGGTCAACTGGATAAGTAGATATTTGATCGGGTTGTTCATAAAAGATAATTAATTATTTCCTCCATATCTGGAAGAATGTAAACAATGCATAGGAAAGTAGAGATCCCTGTCTCAGGTTTCCCGGGTTCTTCATCCTCTAAATTCATTCCCATCTCTGGCCAATAAAACATAGAATGACTCCTACAAATCATATATATAGgtactcagagagagagagagttgaaaTTTCCTGAGTGCTTACTAAGTTTCAAgtcctattctgaacatttcatacaCATTAACCCATTGAACCCCcactcacacagccagtgagtggAAACTGACTCAGCATGGCTCCTGAGACTAAACTTGTCAACACTTTGTGACATTTGCTCCCAGTGGGCCCATGATTAGGTTTAAGGGGATGGGTTTCATAGTGGCAGCCAAATATCCCACCCAGGGAAAGTACTAGAGAAACTCAACATATTCCTCCCTTTTCTGTCTACTGAAAGTATCCCATGCCTTCATTTTCCTATTGCACATCTTCCAAAATGTAGTCTCTGAAGCAGAGGCCACAGTTATGCCTAGAGCTACAGAACAATTGCTGTTGGGGTCAGGCTGGTGCATGAGATTGTAGCAATTAAGTCAGTAAAATTTTAGGAATGAAAAGTTGAAAGTATATCTGTATATTAAGGGATATTTACTTTACAGAAATGTAAGCAAATTGATCAAAAATGTACAGGCATTTTGCCATTACAAGGAAAACTCaagaaagaatatgaaaaggAGATTCTCGAATCCTCATCGGTATTTGGTTGCAGTTATATCATTAGCTTCTTCAGGCATTATTGGGTAGTAGAGAACAGTAGGAGGCAGGtagacaaaaatcaaaatatcagTTTAATAATGTTAAACCAACAGATAATGTTCTGTTGGAGGACATGGCTTTGATCTAGCCCTATGGCCTCCCTACACTGTACCCCAGAATTAGACAGGCTAACCAGGATAAGCAGGCTTGCCCTGTTGTGCTAACTGTGTAGGTGAGAGAAAAATCAATCCACATGCTCTCTGCAGGGAGACAGATcccaaagaaagagaaggaagaccaGGAGGCCAAGTTTCCTGCCTAATTTTTTC
Encoded here:
- the LOC100406102 gene encoding olfactory receptor 5A1, which codes for MRSMSITKACNSSSVTMFILLGFTDHPELQALLFVTFLGIYLVTLAWNLALILLIRGNTHLHTPMYFFLSNLSFIDICYSSAVAPKMLTDFFWEQKTISFAGCAAQFFFFVGMGLTECLLLAAMAYDRYAAISSPLLYTTIMSQGLCTRMVVGAYVGGFLSSLIQASSIFRLHFCGPNVINHFFCDLPPILALSCSDTFLSQVVNFLVVVAVGGTSFLHLLLSYGYIVSAVLKIPSAEGQWKAFSTCSSHLMVVTLLFGTALFMYLRPSSSYSPGRDKVVSVFYSLVIPMLNPLIYSLRNKEIKNALWKVLDKKKVFS